A single genomic interval of Chloroherpetonaceae bacterium harbors:
- the aroC gene encoding chorismate synthase produces MRYLTAGESHGPALTAIVEGMPAGVPLSPAQIDAQLYRRQQGYGRGHRMKIESDAVEILSGVRFGKTIGSPITLLIRNADWKNWMEKMSQFAPPASPVKPVEVPRPGHADFAGVLKYDFDDIRPVIERASARETAARVAACTVARLLLQECGISIGSYVSAIGPALEPEAPATLEAMLSQRAELISQAADMSPVRMLHKEAEEKAMACIDEAKQRGDTLGGIIEVFVTGLPIGLGSYVQFDRKLDGELAKAVLSIQAVKGFEIGPAFRNATRFGSEVHDELFFDETGMPTRKTNRAGGLEGGMTNGAPLHLRVAMKPISTLMNPLHSINLQTLEKTHSHIERSDVCAVPACSVIVEAVIAPVIANALLEKFGGDSLQEVQERLAQYRDRIAARFQRKSVSP; encoded by the coding sequence ATACGCTATCTAACAGCAGGAGAATCACATGGGCCGGCGCTAACGGCAATTGTAGAAGGGATGCCAGCAGGCGTGCCCCTCTCACCTGCGCAGATTGATGCGCAACTCTATCGCCGTCAACAAGGCTATGGGCGCGGTCATCGAATGAAGATTGAATCTGATGCGGTCGAGATTCTCTCAGGTGTGCGCTTTGGTAAGACGATAGGTTCGCCAATTACGCTGCTGATTCGTAATGCCGACTGGAAAAATTGGATGGAAAAGATGAGTCAGTTTGCACCGCCTGCATCGCCTGTCAAGCCTGTAGAAGTGCCACGACCCGGGCATGCAGATTTTGCAGGAGTGCTGAAATACGACTTTGACGACATTCGTCCTGTTATTGAGCGTGCCTCTGCGCGAGAAACAGCCGCGCGCGTGGCCGCTTGCACAGTAGCACGACTACTCTTGCAAGAGTGTGGAATTTCTATCGGCAGCTATGTATCAGCCATCGGGCCGGCTCTGGAGCCTGAAGCCCCAGCGACCCTTGAAGCTATGCTATCGCAGCGCGCAGAGCTAATCAGTCAGGCAGCCGACATGTCTCCTGTGCGAATGTTGCATAAGGAAGCGGAAGAAAAAGCGATGGCCTGTATTGACGAGGCAAAACAGCGTGGCGATACGCTCGGTGGCATTATTGAGGTCTTCGTAACAGGCCTACCAATCGGTTTAGGCAGTTATGTGCAGTTCGACCGCAAGTTAGACGGCGAGTTAGCCAAAGCTGTTCTTTCAATTCAAGCGGTAAAAGGATTTGAAATCGGGCCGGCATTCCGCAATGCGACACGTTTTGGCTCAGAGGTGCACGATGAGCTGTTCTTTGATGAAACAGGAATGCCAACTCGCAAGACCAACCGAGCAGGTGGTTTGGAAGGCGGTATGACAAACGGTGCACCGCTGCACCTGCGTGTGGCGATGAAACCTATCTCTACGCTGATGAATCCACTTCACTCTATCAACCTGCAGACGCTGGAAAAAACACACTCTCACATTGAGCGCTCCGATGTGTGTGCTGTTCCTGCTTGTTCCGTGATTGTCGAAGCAGTCATTGCGCCCGTTATTGCAAACGCCCTACTTGAAAAGTTTGGAGGTGATAGCCTGCAAGAGGTGCAAGAGCGATTAGCTCAATACAGAGACCGCATAGCGGCGCGTTTTCAGCGAAAGTCAGTTTCGCCATAG